One Desulfobacterales bacterium DNA window includes the following coding sequences:
- a CDS encoding ABC transporter ATP-binding protein, with amino-acid sequence LIYTQLTKKHLVRLGKKGQEATVGFYQVIHEGLSGVKEVKVLEAESFFMRLFKSFTDKYKKNMTHVAVWQIAPKIMIETLIVTMVTGYIFFAYLSDRDIAEILPLLGVFGVAFMRLYPSFNAILSSISSISAQKFSLDILYDELKEADHKTTQTVRDTQETALAYQHSLELKGLHYRYPGSELPALKDINLTISPGESIGIVGKSGSGKTTLADVILGLLHYESGEILLDGINVFREISKWHGMLGYIPQNIFLLNDTIQQNITFGVHEEDIDHEALNNAIISAQLQELIEELPKGVLTVVGERGVRLSGGQRQRIGIARALYRNPKILVLDEATSALDNETEAAISKAIETISHNKTLIIIAHRLSTVKNCDRLYLIDNGKIISHGSYQELINKNEWFKKVNDLAATQ; translated from the coding sequence CCTTATTTATACGCAATTAACAAAGAAACATCTTGTGCGATTAGGGAAAAAAGGCCAGGAGGCCACCGTTGGTTTCTACCAGGTCATACATGAAGGGCTTAGCGGGGTGAAAGAAGTAAAGGTACTTGAGGCGGAATCATTTTTTATGCGTCTTTTTAAAAGTTTTACCGATAAATATAAAAAAAACATGACACATGTTGCCGTCTGGCAGATTGCTCCCAAAATAATGATCGAAACCCTTATTGTCACGATGGTTACCGGTTACATATTTTTCGCATACCTGAGTGACCGGGATATTGCCGAAATACTACCGCTTCTTGGAGTTTTCGGGGTCGCATTCATGCGGCTTTATCCTTCCTTTAATGCAATCTTATCCTCCATCTCTTCGATTAGTGCCCAGAAATTCTCATTAGATATTTTATACGATGAGTTGAAGGAAGCTGATCACAAAACAACTCAAACTGTCAGAGACACCCAAGAAACAGCTCTTGCTTACCAGCATTCTTTAGAATTAAAAGGATTGCATTATCGCTATCCGGGATCAGAGCTACCTGCTCTGAAAGATATTAACCTGACAATATCTCCCGGAGAGTCTATTGGCATCGTTGGTAAATCGGGATCCGGCAAAACTACCTTGGCCGATGTCATTTTGGGTCTGCTTCATTACGAAAGCGGAGAAATATTACTTGATGGCATAAATGTATTCCGAGAAATTTCCAAATGGCATGGGATGCTTGGGTACATCCCACAAAATATCTTCTTACTTAACGATACAATTCAGCAGAATATCACCTTTGGAGTTCATGAAGAGGATATTGACCATGAAGCACTCAACAATGCAATTATATCTGCTCAGCTCCAAGAGCTGATCGAGGAACTACCGAAGGGTGTCTTAACTGTTGTCGGGGAACGCGGAGTCCGTTTGTCCGGCGGACAGAGACAGCGCATAGGCATCGCGAGGGCTCTGTATCGGAACCCGAAAATACTTGTTTTGGATGAGGCAACCAGCGCACTGGACAATGAAACAGAGGCTGCTATCTCGAAAGCCATCGAAACTATTTCTCACAATAAAACCCTAATAATAATCGCACACCGTTTAAGTACGGTTAAAAACTGTGATCGGCTCTATCTTATTGATAATGGAAAAATAATATCCCACGGTTCTTATCAGGAGTTAATCAATAAAAATGAATGGTTCAAAAAAGTTAACGATCTGGCTGCAACCCAATAG
- a CDS encoding glycosyltransferase family 2 protein has translation MKSLLTICIPTYKRPITLKRCIDSIVEQIEKFSLFEKVNIYVADDASSDGTGDVLKPYKKLSYFDSVSREQNLGMNQNIKLMLSDTAQKSIYQLIITDDDYLQPDILDEIVDFINQQLEAPLPPPVIWTPRYSYTENGDLHCVVCNPFNKSKVIHPSAINAGRYMHNGFVLSGLILRADHIDYKFWDQYKRNAYFPMIFVGDLLFRYGGYYWDKNIVHHTVLNQCNWERWGKNDIVISLRLLSDYLETNGILAKKIREISSSTLFNFFALKNTYNAINSLLASKKTRGNKKELFEAIDELKKAGFLNFNTQRKLVITFLLSYISSTSFIKLAVYIFSFIFSTREDKKKKYKQKKLVYSENLKFIPITMKIFFR, from the coding sequence ATGAAATCGTTACTGACAATCTGTATTCCTACCTACAAACGCCCGATAACCCTAAAGCGTTGCATTGATTCTATTGTCGAACAGATTGAGAAATTTTCTTTATTTGAAAAGGTAAATATTTACGTTGCTGATGATGCTTCATCAGATGGCACTGGAGATGTTTTAAAACCATACAAAAAATTAAGTTATTTCGATTCAGTCTCTCGCGAGCAAAACCTGGGGATGAATCAAAACATCAAACTGATGCTAAGCGACACTGCCCAAAAGAGCATTTATCAACTTATTATAACGGATGACGATTATCTTCAACCGGACATTTTAGATGAAATAGTAGATTTCATAAATCAACAACTAGAGGCCCCCCTTCCCCCTCCCGTCATCTGGACACCGAGGTATTCATATACTGAAAACGGAGATTTACATTGTGTTGTCTGTAATCCATTCAACAAAAGCAAAGTTATCCATCCCTCAGCCATAAATGCAGGACGGTATATGCATAACGGTTTTGTTTTGTCAGGGCTCATACTTCGAGCAGATCATATAGATTATAAATTCTGGGATCAATATAAAAGAAATGCCTATTTCCCGATGATCTTTGTCGGTGACCTGTTATTCAGATACGGAGGTTATTACTGGGACAAGAATATAGTCCACCATACAGTTCTGAACCAATGTAACTGGGAACGGTGGGGTAAAAATGACATAGTTATATCACTGAGATTGTTATCAGATTATCTGGAAACAAACGGAATATTAGCCAAAAAAATAAGAGAAATATCTTCTTCAACCTTATTTAACTTTTTCGCTTTAAAAAATACCTACAATGCAATTAACAGCCTCTTAGCCTCAAAAAAAACAAGAGGGAATAAAAAAGAACTGTTTGAAGCTATTGATGAACTAAAAAAAGCTGGTTTCCTCAATTTTAATACACAAAGGAAACTTGTTATCACATTCTTATTATCCTATATATCTTCGACGTCTTTTATTAAGCTAGCTGTATATATTTTTTCTTTTATCTTCTCCACTAGAGAAGATAAGAAGAAAAAATATAAGCAGAAAAAGCTGGTATATAGTGAAAATTTGAAGTTTATCCCAATAACCATGAAAATATTTTTCAGATAA